In Malassezia vespertilionis chromosome 8, complete sequence, a genomic segment contains:
- the MDV1 gene encoding [histone H3]-dimethyl-L-lysine(36) demethylase (COG:S; EggNog:ENOG503NWMN) → MVWHSHEGSPVKRNQRAAGTSGHGSPSARHGPESTRLLSEMAPHLMTPAMVNALTKVSLQTGQLSNTRDPFPLKRSTLLLTPRFSLENPARSLARISSSLLQFSGLSKDRAMNERASFTSMDIGVLEESQRILESADHDLDKSCDTAELDTADPDEVPVSLLRGFQATVPEAYAGKARRAKARASIVSSRMSRRTTEKTLLSLEELELQDAEVRQELQHIGIRRSLYSTEMVNVNAKISALENIRASLELKMLEVREEELELSDELHGLTELLELQRHRRAMPGGRGLDASTVLPQTTVTMRGTSRRKRGPVFLPSEHDELPPGVAFLTLREQAGPVTSLDFSEPYGTLVSASVNEQMCVWDLSTSDEVGRLRGHSDTVKCVQVEDELCVSGSLDHSLRLWDLRRVDAYEDALEDELEDALDPCVRVLEGHSKGVTALYFDDGCLVTGAADKTLRQWDLETGQCVLTMDILWAMSNAGASGLVDTRTKDPELAPHGLANAFFGPFSYPQPPYEDGSWEMYQDFVGGVQFWGYALASGSGDGGIRMWDLRTGQAHRTLLAHTAPITALQFDETYLVTGSLDKSVHVWDLRMGSIVDTLCYNYPVTALQFDSRKIMVAAGSHAVDVYNRISEKHSPLTVNGHTAPVERLRYMDRYAVTGGRDQCIKVWSM, encoded by the exons ATGGTATGGCACAGTCATGAAGGGAGTCCGGTGAAGCGAAATCAACGTGCGGCAGGCACGTCAGGGCATGGCTCGCCGTCTGCGCGGCACGGTCCCGAATCGACGCGCCTCTTATCGGAAATGGCGCCGCATTTAATGACCCCCGCAATGGTCAATGCCCTCACAAAAGTGAGTTTGCAGACGGGACAGCTCAGCAATACGCGCGACCCTTTTCCCTTGAAGCGATCGACTCTGCTGCTCACGCCGCGGTTCTCACTCGAGAACCCAGCACGCTCTTTGGCACGGATTAGCAGCTCCCTCCTTCAGTTCTCGGGGCTCTCCAAAGATCGGGCTATGAACGAGCGTGCGTCATTTACATCCATGGATATCGGCGTGCTAGAGGAGAGCCAGCGTATACTAGAAAGCGCTGACCATGATTTGGACAAGTCGTGCGACACCGCGGAGCTCGACACGGCGGACCCTGACGAAGTGCCTGTTTCACTCCTTCGTGGCTTCCAGGCCACAGTTCCAGAAGCTTACGCcggcaaggcacgccgagcTAAGGCGCGTGCTTCGATTGTGTCGTCGCGCatgtcgcggcgcacgacCGAGAAAACATTGCTCTCCCTCGAAGAACTCGAGCTGCAAGACGCCGAGGTGCGCCAAgagctgcagcacatcgGGATCCGGCGCTCCTTGTACAGTACTGAAATGGTGAATGTGAATGCAAAAATTTCCGCATTGGAGAATATccgcgcatcgctggaGCTAAAAATGCTCGAGGTGCGCGAAGAGGAGCTCGAACTGTCCGACGAACTCCACGGCCTCacggagctgctcgagctccagcggcatcgccgcgcgatgcccGGAGGCCGTGGTCTTGATGCAAGCACTGTACTTCCTCAAACGACCGTGACGATGCGTGGCACGAGCCGCCGGAAGCGCGGCCCCGTCTTTTTGCCGTCCGAGCATGACGAACTGCCACCTGGCGTTGCGTTCCTTACTCTGCGTGAGCAGGCAGGACCGGTTACTTCGCTGGATTTCTCGGAGCCATACGGCACACTGGTGAGTGCGTCAGTCAACGAGCAAATGTGTGTATGGGATCTGTCGACGAGCGACGAAGTCGGCCGGCTGCGTGGGCACTCCGACACTGTCAAGTGCGTTCAAGTAGAAGATGAGCTGTGTGTTTCTGGATCTTTGGATCACTCGCTCCGGCTCTGGgatttgcgccgcgtaGATGCGTAcgaggatgcgctggaGGATGAGCTGGAGGATGCGTTGGATCCGTGCGTGCGTGTACTCGAAGGGCACAGCAAAGGGGTCACTGCACTCTACTTTGACGACGGGTGCCTTGTGacgggcgctgcagacaaGACATTGCGGCAGTGGGATCTCGAGACAGGCCAGTGTGTGCTGACGATGGATATTTTGTGGGCCATGTCGAATGCGGGCGCCAGCGGTCTGGTCGATACGCGCACAAAAGATCCCGaacttgcgccgcacggtcTGGCGAATGCGTTTTTCGGACCGTTTTCATACCCACAGCCCCCGTACGAAGACGGCAGTTGGGAGATGTACCAGGACTTTGTGGGCGGTGTACAGTTCTGGGGCTATGCACTTGCGAGTGGCAGTGGCGACGGCGGCATACGCATGTGGGATT TACGTACGGGACAGGCGCATCGCACTTTGCTGGCGCATACCGCACCGATcactgcgctgcaattTGACGAGACGTACCTCGTCACAGGCAGTCTCGACAAGTCGGTTCACGTCTGGGATCTGCGGATGGGCAGTATTGTGGATACACTTTGCTACAACTATCCAGTCACTGCACTCCAGTTTGATTCGCGCAAGATCATGGTCGCAGCCGGATCACATGCCGTAGAT GTATACAATCGCATCTCGGAAAAGCACTCGCCGCTCACGGTGAATGGACATACTGCACCGGTCGAGCGTTTGCGGTACATGGACCGCTATGCGGTGACAGGGGGGCGCGATCAGTGCATCAAAGTATGGTCTATGTAG
- the ECHS1 gene encoding enoyl-CoA hydratase (EggNog:ENOG503NTZK; COG:I), with protein MLALRSTLRAQIRTAAPFTARATLTTSIPRLSPAKTGEYENIIVSTPQDGVRLVQLNRPKALNALNSSLFHELNHAAKEADNESSINAIVITGSDKAFAAGADIKEMRNMTYAQAYKTNFLGHWSELTQVRKPIIAAVSGYALGGGAELAMMTDIILAAPTAVFGQPEINLGVIPGAGGTQRLTRAIGKSRAMEMVLSGRNMSADEAERAGLVSRVVREGSVVDEAIKVAATIGKKSQVAVQAGKEGVNAAYEMTLQEGVRFERRLFQSLFSTHDQKEGMGAFAEKRKPAFKNE; from the coding sequence ATGCTTGCACTCCGCTCTACTTTGCGTGCACAGAtccgcaccgccgcgccgttcactgcgcgcgcgacgctcaCTACATCGATCCCGCGTCTGTCTCCAGCGAAGACTGGCGAGTACGAAAACATCATTGTGTCAACCCCGCAGGACGGCGTGCGCCTTGTCCAGCTGAACCGCCCCAAGGCGCTCAACGCGCTCAACTCGAGCCTTTTTCACGAGCTGAATCATGCTGCGAAGGAGGCCGACAATGAGTCTTCGATAAACGCGATCGTCATCACCGGCTCCGACAAGGCGTTTGCCGCGGGCGCCGATATCAAGGAAATGCGCAACATGACGTATGCGCAGGCCTACAAGACCAACTTCCTCGGACACTGGTCAGAGCTGACGCAGGTGCGTAAGCCGATTATTGCCGCTGTGAGTGGGTACGCTCTTGGTGGTGGTGCTGAGCTCGCAATGATGACAGACATTATTCTTGCTGCTCCCACCGCCGTCTTTGGCCAGCCCGAGATCAACTTGGGTGTGATCCCTGGTGCAGGCGGAACACAGCGTCTTACCCGCGCGATTGGCAAGAGCCGTGCGATGGAGATGGTGCTTTCTGGGCGCAACATGAGTGCCGACGAGGCAGAGCGCGCTGGACTTGTCTCGCGTGTTGTCCGCGAAGGCAGTGTTGTTGACGAGGCGATCAAAGTCGCCGCGACTATTGGCAAGAAGAGCCAGGTCGCCGTGCAGGCCGGTAAAGAGGGCGTGAATGCTGCGTACGAGATGACGCTCCAGGAGGGCGTGCGTTTTGAGCGCCGCCTCTTCCAGAGCCTCTTTTCTACTCACGACCAAAAAGAAGGAATGGGTGCGTTTGCCGAAAAGCGCAAGCCTGCTTTCAAGAATGAGTAG
- a CDS encoding uncharacterized protein (TransMembrane:4 (i146-166o247-265i277-299o305-325i); EggNog:ENOG503P6QS; COG:S) has product MADEAAKREARKRRILGRGGDRLSRITNAGRGADYELIDNAPMMPKMPSEAADINDDPPETLPFAPPQTMLAGAPEAMNGMHPPQDDPLAQLMAAMQGQGGGAPDMMNMMQQMMSGMGSKDAPQGMQGASTAHREQSEAVDKRLRLVQYSVVFIFAFYLVIAHLFVKPKVGIAGRAVDVPETHAFQRSSYLQQWASLAWEYTPSHAWQSSEDLSMFPWRAMQHPLDKYGHYVGLDSKVLGVLPTWPVYYVFFTLEVALQGMRIVMLQRFPASPSGRIAGILQVWAPALLPYVTLALSLASLVSSMVDDMCILLFAIGLGVLFSNWELGV; this is encoded by the coding sequence ATGGCCGACGAagcggcgaagcgcgaggcgcgcaagcgccggaTCTTGGGGCGCGGTGGCGACAGACTATCACGCATCACAAATGcgggccgcggcgcagactATGAGCTGATCGACAACGCGCCGATGATGCCAAAAATGCCGAGCGAGGCGGCCGATATCAACGACGACCCGCCAGAGACGCTcccgtttgcgccgcctcAAACGATGCTTGCGGGCGCGCCAGAAGCAATGAATGGCATGCATCCACCGCAAGACGATCCCCTCGCACAACTCATGGCCGCGATGCAAGGCCAAggtggcggcgcgccggatATGATGAACATGATGCAGCAGATGATGAGTGGCATGGGCAGTaaagacgcgccgcaaggcaTGCAGGGCGCAAGCACTGCCCACCGCGAACAGTCCGAGGCTGTGGACAAGCGCCTGCGTCTTGTGCAGTATTCGGTGGTGTTCATCTTTGCATTTTATTTGGTGATTGCCCATCTGTTTGTCAAGCCCAAAGTGGGCATTGCAGGGCGCGCAGTGGACGTGCCCGAGACGCATGCATTCCAGCGCAGTTCCTATCTGCAACAGTGGGCCTCGCTTGCATGGGAATACACACCGTCGCATGCGTGGCAGAGCTCCGAGGATTTGTCCATGTttccatggcgcgcaatgcagcatCCTTTGGACAAATACGGGCACTATGTAGGTCTGGACAGCAAAGTCCTTGGCGTACTTCCTACGTGGCCTGTATACTACGTCTTCTTTACCTTGGAAGTTGCCTTGCAAGgcatgcgcatcgtcatgctgcagcgcttcccTGCGTCGCCGTCAGGGCGTATTGCAGGCATCCTGCAAGTATGGGCGCCGGCACTCCTGCCATACGTGACGCTAGCGCTTTCGCTGGCCTCGCTTGTGAGCTCCATGGTAGACGATATGTGCATCCTGCTCTTTGCCATTGGGCTGGGCGTGTTGTTTAGCAACTGGGAATTGGGTGTGTGA
- the CDC6 gene encoding AAA ATPase (COG:L; EggNog:ENOG503NWCF): MLPKLLKTSPAWDPSSQRSEVGSSIITQSDSDEEDRTPRRRTSARLGGCADAQRGKRRTDENKENIAPVRAVSRAVLAQEEQEAQDAIASRTRARLAHTPPRMPRQTAANADVVAAATSHTPRTPRRSSRVVSTPSSIDSSRDSPCSDMLFPQHSAATPMTTPETTPTKKGSNNDPLTTPFFAHVYAHARAMLRDHPAAPLVGRETERAKIGAFLDAWCQGDETQCLYISGMAGTGKTALVRSILDGKIAGGTMQAAVINCAGLSNPGQVAAHVLSALDLPYPDDEADNLEVLETTLRSRTVPFLLVLDEMDHLLHTRVHLNVLYRLFCMPSRLKPHMSMALIGIANALDLTERFVPLLSSRGVQLAQMQFQPMEAQDVFAAVQARIQLVEAAHIAAKPEPYMPALFARPALELFARKLTTVSGDLRRAMEAARHALEMVESEQAPASLADFSPWTAPKVQPKHILRVLSSMAGNLQVMRVRNLGVHAKLLLLAWAVLQHRTTHKLASESLQDGGTRIAALESTYHSMLAQDNAFVTPLESSELLDVMERLEAHGLVRIYAEATGGSSPQAFSKSGGVRHKTGAQRVSPSGKRAAKKQLLASNRRMAPTLDRESIIKALTTTPAVPMEQHTHTVAQAMLRLLRREEDCVARATLWRTVEPERAQIRVEELGGGRDALPPAEL; encoded by the exons ATGCTCC ccaAGTTGCTGAAAACGTCCCCTGCGTGGGACCCGAGCTCGCAGCGCTCCGAAGTGGGCTCTTCCATAATAACACAATCTGAcagcgacgaagaggaccgcacaccgcgccgcagaaCATCGGCAAGGCTCGGCGGATGTGcagatgcgcagcgcggaaagcgccgcacggatGAGAACAAGGAAAATATTGCGCCGGTCCGCGCAGTGAGCCGtgctgtgcttgcacaAGAAGAACAGGAAGCACAGGACGCAATTGCGAGCAGGACACGCGCAAGGCTCGCTCACACGCCGCCTCGTATGCCGCGGCAGACGGCTGCGAACGCAGATGTAGTGGCAGCGGCTACATCGCATACGCCGCGAActccgcggcgcagcagtcGTGTGGTGTCGACGCCCAGCTCGATAGATTCGAGCCGCGACTCTCCATGCAGCGATATGCTCTTTCCccagcacagcgccgcaacgcCCATGACGACGCCCGAAACGACTCCCACAAAAAAAGGCTCAAACAACGACCCTCTCACGACCCCATTCTTTGCCCATGTTTACgcacatgcacgcgccatgctccgTGATCATCCCGCAGCGCCCCTCGTTGGCCGTGAGAcggagcgcgccaagattGGCGCCTTCCTCGATGCATGGTGCCAAGGCGATGAGACGCAGTGTCTTTACATCTCTGGTATGGCTGGCACTGGAAAaacggcgcttgtgcgctcGATTCTCGACGGAAAAATTGCGGGCGGCACCATGCAAGCCGCCGTCATAAATTGTGCAGGCCTCTCGAACCCCGGCCAAGTCGCAGCGCACGTTCTAAGTGCGCTCGACCTGCCGTACCCCGACGACGAAGCCGACAATCTCGAGGTGCTCGAGACGACGCTCAGGTCGCGCACTGTGCCATTCCTCCTTGTGCTCGACGAAATGGACCACCTTTTGCACACACGCGTTCATCTGAACGTACTCTACCGCCTGTTTTGCATGCCATCGCGCCTGAAACCGCACATGAGCATGGCCTTGATCGGGATTGCCAATGCGTTGGACTTGACCGAGCGCTTTGTTCCTTTGCTCAGTAGCCGTGGCGTGCAGCTGGCGCAGATGCAGTTTCAGCCCATGGAGGCGCAGGATGTGTTTGCTGCCGTCCAAGCAAGGATCCAGCTTGTCGAGGCTGCGCACATTGCAGCCAAGCCCGAACCGTACATGCCCGCACTGTTTGCACGccctgcgctcgagctcttTGCACGCAAACTAACTACCGTATCGGGAgacttgcgccgcgcgatggaagctgcacgccatgctTTGGAAATGGTGGAGAGCGAGCAAGCCCCGGCTTCACTTGCCGACTTCTCGCCATGGACAGCACCCAAAGTGCAGCCAAAACATATCCTCCGTGTCCTCTCGAGCATGGCGGGCAATTTGCAAGTTATGCGTGTGCGCAATCTCGGCGTCCACGCCAAGCTGTTGCTGCTTGCGTGGGCTGTACTGCAGCATCGTACTACCCACAAACTTGCCTCCGAGAGCCTGCAGGATGGTGGGAcacgcatcgctgcgctcgagtcgACATACCAcagcatgcttgcgcaggatAATGCGTTTGTCACTCCGCTCGAGAgcagcgagctgctcgatgtCATGGAGCGTTTAGAGGCGCATGGCCTTGTCCGCATTTACGCTGAGGCTACGGGCGGCAGCTCACCACAAGCCTTTTCTAAGTctggcggcgtgcgccacAAGACAGGCGCACAGCGTGTCTCGCCCAGTGGAAAGCGTGCCGCAAAGAAACAGCTGCTTGCATCGAaccggcgcatggcgccgACGCTTGACCGCGAGAGCATTATCAAGGCGCTGACTACGACGCCGGCAGTGCCTATGGAGCAACATACACACACGGTAGCACAAGCAATGCTCCGGCTCCTACGGCGCGAAGAGGAttgcgttgcgcgcgcgacgctaTGGCGCACTGTAGAGCCGGAGCGTGCACAGATCCGTGTTGAagagcttggcggcgggcgcgatgcattgcCGCCTGCTGAGCTCTAG
- the TOP2 gene encoding DNA topoisomerase (ATP-hydrolyzing) (EggNog:ENOG503NWYX; COG:B; BUSCO:EOG0926073O) — protein MSAQEDGAMPPSTKASSTSKTASETYQKLSQLEHVLRRPDTYIGSVEKRTEQMWVFDSEKQQMVYRDTTYVPGFYKIFDEILVNAADNKVRDSSMDTLKVTIDKEAGSVSVWNNGQGIPIEVHEKEQIYIPELIFGNLLTSSNYDDDEAKVTGGRNGFGAKLTNIYSSEFTVETADRERELKYKQTFKEHMHAKEKPKILKNSRKEEFTCITFKPDLALFHMDSIDADTEALLMKRVYDMAGTVKGVKVYLNGERLKVKNFKQYFEMYVSAIQEISGVPKAEDENGAPQPKPTVVFDSSEHSGRTWEVGFAVSDGTARQVSFVNNIATIKGGKHVEHVESQIVNRILEHVNKGKKSAAVKTNQVRQQLWIFVNSQIVNPTFDSQTKETLTLKPSAFGSKWVMPDDFARKVLRSGVVDNVQSIAQYQQDRQLQNTDGRKRSRVSVTKLEDANWAGGKRSGECTLILTEGDSAKALAVSGLSEVGRDAYGVFPLRGKLLNVREATHDAIMKNAEIKNIKEILGLQHGKQYDSVDGLRYGSIMIMTDQDFDGSHIKGLIINFLDHFYPSLLRLPNFLVEFITPIVKATKGSEVKAFFTMPEYERWKESSDGGRGWSIKYYKGLGTSKAEDMKKYFRNMDTHMLSFEAMRPADRELVDLAFNKKKADDRKEWLRQFVPGTFLDHRIRTVPISDFINKELILFSMADNIRSIPSVVDGLKPGQRKVLFGCFKRNLKGEIKVQQLQGYVSEHTAYHHGDQSLVMTIVGLAQDYCGSNNVNLLMPNGQFGTRSMGGKDAASARYIFTAVPRITRTLFNQQDDALLNYLDDDGQSIEPEWYVPVVPQVLLNGAEGIGTGWSTFVPNYNPHDIVANLRRRMAGEEYVPMMPWYRGFCGTIEPVAQDRYRIAGHANQLDEVTWEITELPVRTWTMSYKEWLEERLNGSDKTPAVVREYKEYHSDTTVHFVVELNQRGVEEIAKVGPDAFFRLSSIFSTGNMVLFSPQGKIKKYASPLEMLDDFYFLRLGYYQRRKEHLVDELKHVYDRLSNQARFVSMIIDKELIVSNRKKLAIVEELRSLGFQAFPKPVAKAKSVADRAEEEPEEEAEEEAALGGSITDYDYLLGMAIYSLTKERVDRLLHERDGTEQRLKILLGRSPQNLWDEDLTNFLTEWEAKLEDDARLAAQTSIRQIAMPKRRRAPAKKPVKKEEEEGQHAKPVSPLKSAAKSELAAPSAKHTRDSDDELAMPAPKVAKAAPKVAKAAPKVAKAAPKAAPKPKAPKRAATPSDDEALPPPARRATSSRAAAKSKHTYQIDSDEEVQDDPADESVQIDDDDDDDYYR, from the coding sequence ATGTCTGCACAGGAAGACGGGGCGATGCCTCCCTCCACGAAAGCATCGAGCACGTCAAAAACCGCGTCGGAGACGTATCAAAAACTAAGccagctcgagcacgtTCTACGGCGCCCCGACACCTACATCGGGAGCGTCGAGAAGCGCACCGAGCAGATGTGGGTTTTTGATAGCGAAAAGCAGCAGATGGTGTACCGCGACACCACCTACGTCCCCGGCTTTTACAAAATCTTTGACGAAATTCTTGTTAATGCCGCGGATAACAAGGTGCGCGATTCGAGCATGGACACACTCAAGGTCACGATCGACAAGGAGGCGGGCTCTGTGTCTGTATGGAACAACGGACAAGGCATCCCGATCGAGGTGCACGAAAAAGAGCAGATCTATATCCCCGAACTGATTTTTGGCAACCTGCTAACTTCGTCCAACTAcgatgacgacgaagcAAAGGTGACCGGTGGGCGCAACGGATTTGGCGCAAAGCTTACCAATATCTACTCGTCCGAATTTACCGTCGAGACGGCGGACAGggagcgcgagctcaaGTACAAGCAGACCTTCAAAGAGCACATGCACGCCAAAGAAAAGCCGAAAATTTTAAAGAACAGTCGCAAGGAAGAGTTTACCTGCATCACCTTCAAGCCTGACCTTGCACTCTTTCACATGGACTCGATTGATGCGGATACCGAAGCGTTGCTCATGAAGCGTGTCTACGACATGGCCGGCACGGTAAAAGGCGTCAAGGTGTATCTGAACGGCGAGCGACTCAAAGTAAAAAACTTTAAGCAGTACTTCGAGATGTACGTCAGCGCGATTCAGGAGATTAGCGGCGTGCCCAAAGCGGAAGACGAAAacggagcgccgcagccgaAACCAACCGTTGTGTTTGACTCGAGCGAGCACAGTGGCCGGACTTGGGAAGTGGGTTTTGCCGTCTCGGATGGCACCGCACGCCAAGTCTCATTTGTGAACAACATTGCAACTATCAAGGGCGGCAAACATGTCGAGCATGTCGAGTCTCAAATCGTGAACCGAATTTTGGAACACGTCAACAAAGGAAAGAAAAGCGCAGCGGTCAAGACGAACCAAGTCCGCCAGCAGCTCTGGATCTTTGTCAACTCCCAAATCGTGAACCCAACCTTTGATAGCCAGACGAAGGAGACGCTCACGCTCAAGCCCAGTGCGTTTGGCTCGAAGTGGGTTATGCCCGACGACTTTGCACGCAAGGTGCTTCGCTCCGGCGTTGTAGACAACGTGCAGTCCATTGCACAATACCAGCAAGACAGGCAGCTGCAAAACACCGACggacgcaagcgctcgcgTGTCTCTGTGACCAAGCTCGAGGATGCCAATTGGGCCGGCGGAAAGCGCAGTGGCGAATGCACGCTGATTCTTACCGAGGGTGACtcggccaaggcgctcgctGTGTCTGGCCTCAGTGAGGTAGGGCGTGACGCATACGGTGTATTTCCTTTACGCGGTAAGCTGCTCAATGTCCGCGAAGCGACGCACGACGCGATTATGAAGAATGCCGAGATTAAAAACATCAAGGAGATTCTCGGTCTGCAGCATGGAAAGCAGTATGATTCGGTCGATGGCCTGCGTTACGGAAGTATCATGATCATGACCGACCAGGACTTTGACGGATCGCACATCAAAGGCCTCATTATCAACTTTCTAGACCACTTTTACCCGTcgctcctgcgcctgcCCAACTTTTTGGTAGAATTCATCACCCCGATCGTCAAGGCGACCAAAGGCAGCGAGGTGAAGGCCTTTTTTACCATGCCAGAGTACGAGCGTTGGAAAGAGAGCAGTGACGGCGGCAGGGGCTGGTCGATCAAGTACTACAAAGGTCTCGGTACCTCCAAGGCTGAGGACATGAAAAAATACTTTAGAAACATGGACACGCACATGCTTTCTTTTGAAGCGATGCGTCCAGCTGATCGCGAGCTCGTTGACCTTGCCTTTAACAAGAAAAAAGCCGACGACCGCAAAGAATGGCTCCGCCAGTTTGTCCCAGGCACATTTTTGGACCACCGCATCCGTACCGTGCCCATCTCTGATTTCATCAACAAGGAACTGATCCTCTTCTCGATGGCCGACAATATCCGTTCGATTCCCTCGGTCGTCGACGGCCTTAAGCCAGGCCAACGCAAGGTGCTTTTTGGCTGCTTTAAGCGCAACCTCAAGGGCGAAATCAAAGTGCAGCAACTTCAGGGCTACGTCTCGGAGCACACTGCCTACCACCACGGCGATCAGAGCTTAGTCATGACCATCGTTGGCCTTGCGCAGGACTACTGCGGGAGCAACAATGTCAACCTTCTCATGCCAAACGGTCAGTTTGGTACGCGGTCCATGGGCGGAAAAGACGCCGCCAGTGCGCGTTACATTTTCACAGCAGTGCCACGCATAACCCGCACGCTGTTCAACCAAcaggacgatgcgctgcttaACTACCTTGACGACGACGGCCAGAGTATCGAACCAGAGTGGTATGTTCCTGTCGTTCCCCAGGTGCTCTTGAACGGCGCCGAAGGGATCGGCACGGGCTGGAGCACCTTTGTTCCGAACTATAACCCACACGATATCGTCGCCAActtgcggcggcgcatggctgGTGAGGAATATGTACCGATGATGCCGTGGTACCGTGGTTTTTGCGGCACGATTGAACCTGTTGCTCAGGATCGCTACCGCATTGCAGGTCATGCGAACCAGCTCGATGAGGTTACGTGGGAGATTACGGAGCTGCCTGTCCGTACATGGACCATGTCGTACAAAGAGTGGCTCGAGGAGCGGCTGAATGGCAGCGACAAGACGCCCGCTGTGGTCCGCGAGTACAAAGAGTACCACTCCGACACAACCGTCCACTTTGTTGTGGAGCTCAATCAGCGCGGCGTAGAAGAGATTGCCAAGGTAGGTCCCGACGCCTTTTTCCGCCTTTCAAGCATCTTTTCCACGGGAAATATGGTGCTTTTTAGCCCCCAAGGCAAGATTAAAAAGTATGCGTCGCCACTCGAGATGCTCGATGACTTTTATTTCCTGCGTCTCGGCTACTatcagcggcgcaaagagcaTCTTGTCGATGAGCTGAAGCACGTATACGACCGCCTCTCAAACCAGGCACGGTTTGTGAGCATGATCATTGACAAGGAGCTCATTGTGTCGAATAGGAAGAAGCTCGCGATTGTGGAGGAGCTTCGCTCGCTTGGGTTCCAAGCGTTTCCCAAGCCGGTCGCCAAGGCGAAGAGTGTCGCGGATAGGGCAGAGGAAGAGCCGGAAGAAGAGGCAGAGGAAgaggccgcgctgggcggcaGTATTACCGATTATGACTACCTGCTGGGCATGGCGATTTACTCGCTTACcaaagagcgcgtcgaTCGCTTGCTGCATGAGCGCGACGGAACGGAGCAGCGCCTCAAGATCTTGCTGGGGCGCTCGCCGCAGAATTTGTGGGACGAAGACCTGACCAATTTCTTGACCGAGTGGGAAGCAAAGCTCGAAGATGATGCGCGTCTTGCGGCACAGACCAGCATCAGACAAATCGCGATGCCAaagcgacgccgcgctccggCGAAGAAGCCCGTGAAgaaagaagaggaagagggACAGCATGCCAAGCCGGTATCGCCGCtgaagagcgccgcgaaaagCGAGTTAGCAGCGCCCTCCGCAAAGCATACTCGCGAtagcgacgacgagcttgcgATGCCTGCGCCGAAAGTAGCCAAAGCCGCGCCGAAAGTGGCCAAAGCCGCGCCGAAAGTGGCCAAAGCCGCGCCGAAAGCCGCGCCGAAACCCAAAGCGCCCAagcgtgcagcgacgccatccgacgacgaggcgcttcCTCCGccggcacgccgagcaaCAAGCTCGCGGGCAGCCGCAAAATCAAAGCATACGTACCAAATTGACTCGGATGAGGAAGTACAGGACGATCCGGCGGACGAAAGTGTCCAGatcgacgacgacgacgacgacgactACTATCGTTGA